The following are from one region of the Euwallacea similis isolate ESF13 chromosome 31, ESF131.1, whole genome shotgun sequence genome:
- the LOC136417977 gene encoding retinol dehydrogenase 13-like produces the protein MGFFSAVCTSTARLDGKTAIITGSNTGIGKVTAKDFFERGAKVIMACRNKTKATEAVNDIKDSCKSKQGLGELVVAELDLTSLKSVRNCAKTIMDQESRIDLLVNNAGVMTCPESRTADGYEMQFGTNHLGHFLFTLLLLPKIVQSPSARIVNVSSRAHEAGTIDFNDLNWNNKPYSALKAYAQSKLANILFTKELARQLADKNINNVTVYSLHPGVIKTELGRHLKDTYGALVTSLWDLLRWAIKTPEQGAQTTIYCSVDEKCATESGLYYAECALKSPTKAAQNEEDAKRLWIESLKLVDLPDNYVPFNKI, from the exons ATGGGATTCTTCAGTGCTGTATGTACATCAACGGCCAGATTAGATGGCAAAACAGCTATCATTACAGGCAGTAATACAGGTATAGGCAAAGTTACAgccaaagatttttttgaaagag GAGCAAAAGTCATAATGGCCTGCAGAAACAAAACTAAAGCAACAGAAGCAGTCAATGACATCAAAGATTCATGTAAATCAAAGCAAGGTCTAGGAGAACTGGTAGTTGCAGAGTTAGATCTAACAAGTCTTAAATCAGTGAGGAATTGTGCAAAAACTATCATGGACCAGGAAAGTAGAATTGATCTACTGGTTAATAATGCTGGAGTAATGACATGTCCAGAGAGCCGTACTGCAGATGGATATGAAATGCAGTTTGGCACTAACCATTTAGgtcattttttattcactCTCTTACTTTTGCCGAAGATTGTTCAAAGCCCCTCAGCGAGGATTGTTAATGTATCTTCAAGGGCGCATGAGG CTGGTACAATTGACTTCAATGATCTGAACTGGAATAATAAACCTTACAGTGCTCTAAAAGCTTATGCTCAAAGTAAACTGGCAAATATACTATTTACCAAAGAGTTAGCTAGGCAATTAGCAG ataaaaatataaacaatgtCACCGTGTATAGCCTACATCCTGGAGTAATTAAAACAGAACTAGGCCGACATTTAAAAGACACCTATGGAGCTCTTGTCACTTCTCTATGGGACCTTTTAAGATGGGCCATAAAAACCCCAGAGCAAGGTGCCCAAACCACAATATATTGCTCAGTAGATGAAAAATGCGCCACAGAATCTGGTTTGTACTATGCAGAATGTGCTCTTAAAAGCCCTACTAAAGCAGCACAAAATGAGGAAGATGCCAAGAGATTGTGGATTGAAAGTTTAAAGTTGGTGGATTTACCAGATAACTACGTgccttttaataaaatttaa